In Melitaea cinxia chromosome 11, ilMelCinx1.1, whole genome shotgun sequence, a genomic segment contains:
- the LOC123657682 gene encoding cytochrome c oxidase subunit NDUFA4 yields MQGLSLQSLKKHKALIPLYVCVGLGCAGSVFYLARLALRSPDVSWNRRTNPEPWQEYRNKQYKFYSPIRDYSKEESPAPKY; encoded by the exons ATGCAAGGTCTTAGCCTTCAAAGCTTAAAGAAACACAAGGCG cTGATTCCTCTCTACGTGTGTGTGGGCCTGGGCTGCGCTGGGTCCGTATTTTACCTGGCGCGCTTGGCGTTGCGCTCTCCCGACGTTTCATGGAACAGGCGCACCAACCCCGAGCCCTGGCAAGAGTATAGGAACAAGCAGTacaag ttcTACTCGCCCATCAGAGACTACTCGAAGGAGGAATCGCCCGCACCCAAATACTAA
- the LOC123657679 gene encoding programmed cell death 6-interacting protein: protein MADLLTVPFKKSSDVDIVKPLKNLIHSTYNTGDNNEDFSDAINELNRLRTTAIWKVFEKSSLDVIYSYYDQLVSLESKIPPQEVQIPFKWKDAFDKGSLFGGRMSLTISSLSYERMCILFNIAAMQSAIAAQQPLDTEESLKLAAKLLQQSAGIFAYLKGNIMMAVHQETTPDLNPETLNALSQLMLAQAQEVIAYKCIRDEMKDSMVAKVSAQCEELYTDALRCMQKDALKPLWERDWIPTVQGKQNTFRGLAQYYQAQVCRAGKAVGEEIARLTLAAELLRGARPGSPGADAAVRAARQLAAAVRDNDFIYHERVPEARALEPIARAPIAKALAPPPRWGAAPDLFERLVPMQVHQALMASEARRADLVGAEINKLREATQLLNSILASLNLPACIESTGDAGLPESIREKAAAVRAAGGLAAIRRLMADLPDLLQRNREILTEAERMLREEAEADAALRAQFGARWTRTESEKLTEAFRANAAKYAEIIDNAVRADSIVQQKFKQHEENIELLSRSDGEIDAGVPDAPVARGSDGDALQTLRSLMKTVEEVKAERDALEAELKSATVDLREKFLTALAEDGAVDEPALSAGALGSALAPLQRRAQESLGRQEELTSALQRAHAALMAARGGASGRDEALGRLCAAYDAYQDLTGNLKEGFRFYNDLTQLLLAFQNKVSDFCFARKTEKEELLKDLTQQASRPAPAPPAPRTVDEPAVVKKEAPPRPPPPSAGAPSAASTAHPAPLPYPSQPQGMPLPYGAAAAPYPVYAPMPALYNPYATLPYPHHSRAPPAAPYQPYQYPPPAAGYPQPPPAGYNPYRQQ, encoded by the exons ATGGCTGATTTGTTGACCGTTCCATTTAAGAAATCTTCCGACGTAGACATAGTCAAACCGCTGAAAAATTTGATTCACTCTACGTATAACACCGGCGATAACAATGAAGACTTCAGCGACGCTATTAACGAACTAAACCGACTAAGAACAACTGCTATTTGGAAAGTGTTCGAGAAGTCGTCATTAGACGTTATTTACAG ctattATGATCAATTGGTATCGCTCGAGAGCAAGATCCCGCCCCAGGAGGTGCAAATACCTTTCAAGTGGAAGGATGCATTTGACAAAGGATCTCTCTTTGGAGGCCGGATGAGTCtta CTATAAGCTCCTTATCATATGAGAGAATGTGCATTCTGTTCAACATAGCAGCCATGCAAAGTGCCATTGCAGCCCAACAGCCTCTGGACACTGAAGAGTCTCTCAAACTAGCAGCTAAATTATTACAG CAATCAGCGGGGATATTTGCATACTTGAAAGGCAACATAATGATGGCGGTGCACCAGGAGACCACTCCTGACCTGAACCCTGAGACACTCAATGCACTGTCTCAGTTGATGCTCGCCCAGGCTCAAGAAGTCATAGCCTACAAATGTATTCGAG ACGAGATGAAAGACAGCATGGTGGCGAAGGTGAGCGCGCAGTGTGAGGAGCTGTACACGGACGCTCTGCGCTGCATGCAGAAGGACGCGCTGAAGCCGCTGTGGGAGCGCGACTGGATCCCCACC GTGCAAGGCAAGCAGAACACGTTCCGCGGCCTGGCGCAGTACTACCAGGCGCAGGTGTGCCGCGCCGGCAAGGCGGTGGGCGAGGAGATCGCGCGCCTCACGCTGGCGGCCGAGCTGCTGCGCGGCGCGCGGCCCGGCTCGCCCGGCGCCGACGCGGCCGTGCGCGCCGCGCGCCAGCTGGCGGCCGCCGTGCGCGACAACGACTTCATCTACCACGAGCGCGTGCCCGAGGCGCGCGCGCTGGAGCCCATCGCGCGGGCGCCCATCGCCAAGGCGCtggcgccgccgccgcgctggggCGCCGCGCCCGACCTGTTCGAGCGCCTCGTGCCCATGCAGGTGCACCAGGCGCTGATGGCCAGCGAGGCGCGCCGCGCGGACCTCGTCGGCGCCGAGATCAATAAGCTGCGCGAGGCCACGCAGCTGCTCAACAG TATTCTGGCTTCGCTCAACCTGCCGGCGTGCATCGAGTCGACGGGCGACGCGGGCCTGCCGGAATCTATTCGCGAAAAAGCGGCCGCGGTGCGCGCAGCTGGGGGGCTCGCTGCGATACGCCGCCTTATGGCCGATCTGCCCGACCTGCTGCAGCGGAACCGTGAGATCCTTACCGAG GCGGAACGCATGCTGCGTGAGGAAGCGGAAGCGGACGCGGCGCTGCGTGCGCAGTTCGGTGCGCGTTGGACGCGGACGGAATCGGAGAAACTTACCGAGGCCTTCCGCGCCAACGCCGCTAAATACGCGGAGATCATCGACAACGCCGTGCGCGCTGACTCCATTGTACAGCAAAAATTCAAACAGCACGAGGAG AACATTGAGCTCCTAAGCCGCAGCGATGGTGAGATCGACGCCGGCGTGCCGGACGCGCCCGTCGCCCGCGGCTCCGACGGCGACGCTCTGCAGACGCTCCGTTCGCTCATGAAAACG GTGGAAGAAGTGAAGGCGGAGCGCGACGCGCTGGAGGCGGAGCTGAAGAGCGCCACCGTGGACCTGCGCGAGAAGTTCCTGACCGCGCTGGCGGAGGACGGCGCTGTGGACGAGCCCGCGCTGTCCGCCGGCGCGCTGGGCTCCGCGCTGGCGCCCCTGCAGCGCCGCGCGCAGGAGTCGCTGGGGCGCCAGGAGGAGCTGACCTCGGCGCTGCAGCGGGCGCACGCGGCGCTCATGGCGGCGCGCGGGGGCGCCAGCGGCCGTGACGAGGCGCTGGGCCGTCTGTGCGCCGCCTACGACGCCTACCAGGACCTCACCGGCAATCTCAAGGAAGGCTTCAGATTCTACAATGATCTTACACAG CTACTGCTAGCGTTCCAGAACAAGGTGTCGGACTTCTGCTTCGCTCGCAAGACGGAGAAGGAAGAGCTGCTGAAAGACCTCACGCAGCAGGCCTCGCGCCCCGCGCCCGCGCCCCCCGCGCCTCGCACCGTTGACGAG CCCGCGGTGGTTAAGAAGGAGGCACCTCCCCGGCCACCGCCCCCCTCCGCCGGCGCCCCCTCCGCTGCATCCACAGCGCACCCCGCTCCGCTGCCCTACCCGTCACAACCGCAAG GCATGCCGCTGCCCTACGGCGCCGCGGCGGCGCCCTACCCGGTGTACGCGCCCATGCCAGCGCTGTACAACCCGTACGCCACGCTGCCCTACCCGCACCActcgcgcgcgccgcccgccgcgccctaCCAGCCCTACCAGTacccgccgcccgccgccggctaCCCGCAGCCGCCCCCCGCCGGCTACAACCCCTATCGGCAGCAGTAG